Proteins found in one Hevea brasiliensis isolate MT/VB/25A 57/8 chromosome 18, ASM3005281v1, whole genome shotgun sequence genomic segment:
- the LOC110640929 gene encoding uncharacterized protein LOC110640929 isoform X5, producing MSTTIYMLLRHRCGEMVLSMFEIKIPKDETAEPHHLSAILEFPEQEYPRGMCSVQLGSEFYFLGGEHDLEDPRPPFDQWFPKDVYIFDPIDGKGSIKRGVSMNTGKCDPCAVVADGKIFVLSSSIAFDFTLPCYNEKGMPIDNSIRFFECFDPESDKWMVLDDPPIDIPIWWRFSFVGGRFIFFVGRDADGFWLLSVFNLDTLGWTSSTKVEKEKITTDDMLIFTAAGEDSSGKYLYGLHGYRNNRILRLGPLSNVDQNPRMFSSVPIKTISMMEEVDSFHKLNCSSFILHLGNRRFCYLLTGSPPRGFGFPATIQDDYSRTVKLFVFEETNCSASEFYPNVVYSASFEIKTSFINRGDIISCHILSPGEKHESMKRKQEDNWKHESMKRKQEDNWKHESMKRNKKITDKVDWLKKFPTLC from the exons ATGAGTACAACGATTTACATGTTGTTGCGTCATAGATGTGGAGAAATGGTTCTCTCTATGTTTGAAATCAAGATCCCAAAAGATGAAACAGCGGAACCTCATCATCTCTCTGCGATTCTTGAATTTCCGGAACAAGAATATCCCAGAGGAATGTGCTCCGTCCAGTTGGGGTCTGAATTCTACTTTCTTGGTGGGGAACACGACTTGGAGGATCCCAGGCCTCCTTTTGATCAATGGTTTCCAAAAGATGTGTATATCTTTGACCCTATTGACGGCAAAGGTTCGATCAAAAGGGGTGTGTCTATGAACACCGGAAAATGTGATCCATGTGCAGTTGTGGCTGATGGTAAGATTTTTGTTCTTAGTAGCAGCATTGCTTTTGACTTCACTCTACCTTGTTATAACGAGAAAGGGATGCCCATCGATAATTCTATCAGATTCTTTGAATGCTTTGATCCTGAGAGCGATAAATGGATGGTTCTTGATGATCCGCCAATAGATATTCCGATCTGGTGGCGCTTCTCCTTTGTTGGCGGAAGGTTTATTTTCTTTGTTGGCAGGGATGCAGACGGTTTCTGGTTACTTTCAGTCTTCAATCTGGACACCTTAGGATGGACATCCTCGACGAAGGTGGAGAAAGAGAAGATTACCACTGACGATATGCTCATTTTTACTGCAGCTGGGGAAGATAGCAGCGGCAAATACCTGTATGGATTGCATGGATATCGCAACAACCGTATCTTAAGGTTAGGGCCCTTGTCTAATGTAGACCAAAATCCAAGAATGTTCAGCAGCGTCCCAATTAAGACTATATCAATGATGGAAGAAGTCGACTCTTTTCATAAGTTGAATTGTAGCAGTTTTATTTTGCACTTGGGGAATCGGCGTTTCTGTTATCTGCTCACTGGATCTCCTCCTCGTGGTTTTGGATTTCCTGCTACTATTCAAGATGATTACTCCCGCACTGTTAAATTGTTTGTCTTCGAGGAAACCAACTGCAGTGCATCCGAATTTTATCCAAATGTTGTTTATTCTGCCAGTTTTGAGATCAAAACTTCATTCATTAATAGGGGTGATATCATTAGCTGCCATATCCTTAGCCCA GGAGAGAAGCATGAGAGCATGAAGAGGAAACAAGAAGATAACTGGAAGCATGAGAGCATGAAGAGGAAACAAGAAGATAACTGGAAGCATGAGAGCATGAAGAGAAACAAGAAGATAACTGACAAA
- the LOC110640929 gene encoding uncharacterized protein LOC110640929 isoform X4 → MSTTIYMLLRHRCGEMVLSMFEIKIPKDETAEPHHLSAILEFPEQEYPRGMCSVQLGSEFYFLGGEHDLEDPRPPFDQWFPKDVYIFDPIDGKGSIKRGVSMNTGKCDPCAVVADGKIFVLSSSIAFDFTLPCYNEKGMPIDNSIRFFECFDPESDKWMVLDDPPIDIPIWWRFSFVGGRFIFFVGRDADGFWLLSVFNLDTLGWTSSTKVEKEKITTDDMLIFTAAGEDSSGKYLYGLHGYRNNRILRLGPLSNVDQNPRMFSSVPIKTISMMEEVDSFHKLNCSSFILHLGNRRFCYLLTGSPPRGFGFPATIQDDYSRTVKLFVFEETNCSASEFYPNVVYSASFEIKTSFINRGDIISCHILSPGEKHESMKRKQEDNWKHESMKRKQEDNWKHESMKRNKKITDKSCTGNDLNQNTTSMYGDLIAKRVLPKEQ, encoded by the exons ATGAGTACAACGATTTACATGTTGTTGCGTCATAGATGTGGAGAAATGGTTCTCTCTATGTTTGAAATCAAGATCCCAAAAGATGAAACAGCGGAACCTCATCATCTCTCTGCGATTCTTGAATTTCCGGAACAAGAATATCCCAGAGGAATGTGCTCCGTCCAGTTGGGGTCTGAATTCTACTTTCTTGGTGGGGAACACGACTTGGAGGATCCCAGGCCTCCTTTTGATCAATGGTTTCCAAAAGATGTGTATATCTTTGACCCTATTGACGGCAAAGGTTCGATCAAAAGGGGTGTGTCTATGAACACCGGAAAATGTGATCCATGTGCAGTTGTGGCTGATGGTAAGATTTTTGTTCTTAGTAGCAGCATTGCTTTTGACTTCACTCTACCTTGTTATAACGAGAAAGGGATGCCCATCGATAATTCTATCAGATTCTTTGAATGCTTTGATCCTGAGAGCGATAAATGGATGGTTCTTGATGATCCGCCAATAGATATTCCGATCTGGTGGCGCTTCTCCTTTGTTGGCGGAAGGTTTATTTTCTTTGTTGGCAGGGATGCAGACGGTTTCTGGTTACTTTCAGTCTTCAATCTGGACACCTTAGGATGGACATCCTCGACGAAGGTGGAGAAAGAGAAGATTACCACTGACGATATGCTCATTTTTACTGCAGCTGGGGAAGATAGCAGCGGCAAATACCTGTATGGATTGCATGGATATCGCAACAACCGTATCTTAAGGTTAGGGCCCTTGTCTAATGTAGACCAAAATCCAAGAATGTTCAGCAGCGTCCCAATTAAGACTATATCAATGATGGAAGAAGTCGACTCTTTTCATAAGTTGAATTGTAGCAGTTTTATTTTGCACTTGGGGAATCGGCGTTTCTGTTATCTGCTCACTGGATCTCCTCCTCGTGGTTTTGGATTTCCTGCTACTATTCAAGATGATTACTCCCGCACTGTTAAATTGTTTGTCTTCGAGGAAACCAACTGCAGTGCATCCGAATTTTATCCAAATGTTGTTTATTCTGCCAGTTTTGAGATCAAAACTTCATTCATTAATAGGGGTGATATCATTAGCTGCCATATCCTTAGCCCA GGAGAGAAGCATGAGAGCATGAAGAGGAAACAAGAAGATAACTGGAAGCATGAGAGCATGAAGAGGAAACAAGAAGATAACTGGAAGCATGAGAGCATGAAGAGAAACAAGAAGATAACTGACAAA
- the LOC110640929 gene encoding uncharacterized protein LOC110640929 isoform X1, with protein MSTTIYMLLRHRCGEMVLSMFEIKIPKDETAEPHHLSAILEFPEQEYPRGMCSVQLGSEFYFLGGEHDLEDPRPPFDQWFPKDVYIFDPIDGKGSIKRGVSMNTGKCDPCAVVADGKIFVLSSSIAFDFTLPCYNEKGMPIDNSIRFFECFDPESDKWMVLDDPPIDIPIWWRFSFVGGRFIFFVGRDADGFWLLSVFNLDTLGWTSSTKVEKEKITTDDMLIFTAAGEDSSGKYLYGLHGYRNNRILRLGPLSNVDQNPRMFSSVPIKTISMMEEVDSFHKLNCSSFILHLGNRRFCYLLTGSPPRGFGFPATIQDDYSRTVKLFVFEETNCSASEFYPNVVYSASFEIKTSFINRGDIISCHILSPGEKHESMKRKQEDNWKHESMKRKQEDNWKHESMKRNKKITDKVMTTQRKNVCVNESYDYNLEEWLIKHNTNARWSSKHHTWNLDPAKSNNKVASINWNSEWPTLDTVQLVQGVIIAVIEFHDKNGIHGYLHNHKNFLLKFGMKCYLGAYVRDIVKVFIVHDDKSEKKNSDLKEKSKDADMTELASIICHTILGKEIKELPSDWINLIDSINMLHMTDRHKNVIPMEFVKNHPALWPWQRRFMFYEECWVRAKHATTDVHTFNRKSDFIHNWVGNVVFGIKFVDWSSNIPIDTPMRRLFNDMCGRSRLRTNNGYDLLHFLRSFHHYYCDQDKSRNPIIHQTDSKDYTKEEFIEIVTTQCFPLFLVTIYKTLCIDNLFL; from the exons ATGAGTACAACGATTTACATGTTGTTGCGTCATAGATGTGGAGAAATGGTTCTCTCTATGTTTGAAATCAAGATCCCAAAAGATGAAACAGCGGAACCTCATCATCTCTCTGCGATTCTTGAATTTCCGGAACAAGAATATCCCAGAGGAATGTGCTCCGTCCAGTTGGGGTCTGAATTCTACTTTCTTGGTGGGGAACACGACTTGGAGGATCCCAGGCCTCCTTTTGATCAATGGTTTCCAAAAGATGTGTATATCTTTGACCCTATTGACGGCAAAGGTTCGATCAAAAGGGGTGTGTCTATGAACACCGGAAAATGTGATCCATGTGCAGTTGTGGCTGATGGTAAGATTTTTGTTCTTAGTAGCAGCATTGCTTTTGACTTCACTCTACCTTGTTATAACGAGAAAGGGATGCCCATCGATAATTCTATCAGATTCTTTGAATGCTTTGATCCTGAGAGCGATAAATGGATGGTTCTTGATGATCCGCCAATAGATATTCCGATCTGGTGGCGCTTCTCCTTTGTTGGCGGAAGGTTTATTTTCTTTGTTGGCAGGGATGCAGACGGTTTCTGGTTACTTTCAGTCTTCAATCTGGACACCTTAGGATGGACATCCTCGACGAAGGTGGAGAAAGAGAAGATTACCACTGACGATATGCTCATTTTTACTGCAGCTGGGGAAGATAGCAGCGGCAAATACCTGTATGGATTGCATGGATATCGCAACAACCGTATCTTAAGGTTAGGGCCCTTGTCTAATGTAGACCAAAATCCAAGAATGTTCAGCAGCGTCCCAATTAAGACTATATCAATGATGGAAGAAGTCGACTCTTTTCATAAGTTGAATTGTAGCAGTTTTATTTTGCACTTGGGGAATCGGCGTTTCTGTTATCTGCTCACTGGATCTCCTCCTCGTGGTTTTGGATTTCCTGCTACTATTCAAGATGATTACTCCCGCACTGTTAAATTGTTTGTCTTCGAGGAAACCAACTGCAGTGCATCCGAATTTTATCCAAATGTTGTTTATTCTGCCAGTTTTGAGATCAAAACTTCATTCATTAATAGGGGTGATATCATTAGCTGCCATATCCTTAGCCCA GGAGAGAAGCATGAGAGCATGAAGAGGAAACAAGAAGATAACTGGAAGCATGAGAGCATGAAGAGGAAACAAGAAGATAACTGGAAGCATGAGAGCATGAAGAGAAACAAGAAGATAACTGACAAA gTGATGACTACTCAAAGGAAGAATGTATGTGTAAATGAGTCATACGATTATAATCTTGAAGAATGGTTGATTAAACACAACACTAATGCTAGGTGGTCAAGCAAGCACCACACATGGAATTTGGATCCTGCTAAAAGTAACAACAAGGTGGCATCTATTAATTGGAACTCAGAATGGCCCACATTAGATACGGTGCAATTAGTGCAGGGCGTGATAATAGCTGTCATAGAATTTCATGATAAGAATGGGATTCATGGTTATCTTCATAATCATAAGAACTTTTTGTTGAAATTTGGAATGAAGTGCTATCTAGGTGCATATGTGAGGGACATCGTTAAAGTTTTTATCGTGCATGATGATAAGTCAGAGAAGAAAAATAGTGATTTGAAAGAGAAATCCAAAGATGCTGATATGACCGAGTTGGCTAGCATAATTTGTCATACCATACTTGGTAAAGAGATTAAAGAGTTACCTTCTGATTGGATTAACCTAATTGACAGCATTAATATGTTACACATGACTGATAGACATAAAAATGTTATTCCAATGGAATTCGTGAAGAATCATCCAGCATTGTGGCCATGGCAAAGGAGATTTATGTTTTACGAGGAATGTTGGGTTCGAGCTAAACATGCAACGACTGATGTGCACACATTTAATAGAAAAAGCGATTTCATCCACAATTGGGTTGGAAATGTTGTATTCGGTATCAAATTTGTTGATTGGTCTTCTAATATTCCTATCGATACACCGATGCGACGACTTTTTAATGATATGTGTGGGCGGTCTAGATTGAGAACAAATAATGGCTATGATCTCCTTCACTTTCTCAGGTCTTTTCATCATTACTACTGTGATCAAGATAAGTCACGAAATCCTATTATACATCAAACTGATAGCAAGGATTATACGAAGGAAGAATTTATCGAAATTGTAACAACACAGTGTTTTCCATTGTTTTTGGTGACCATATACAAAACATTATGCATAGATAATTTATTTTTGTAG
- the LOC110640929 gene encoding uncharacterized protein LOC110640929 isoform X3: MSTTIYMLLRHRCGEMVLSMFEIKIPKDETAEPHHLSAILEFPEQEYPRGMCSVQLGSEFYFLGGEHDLEDPRPPFDQWFPKDVYIFDPIDGKGSIKRGVSMNTGKCDPCAVVADGKIFVLSSSIAFDFTLPCYNEKGMPIDNSIRFFECFDPESDKWMVLDDPPIDIPIWWRFSFVGGRFIFFVGRDADGFWLLSVFNLDTLGWTSSTKVEKEKITTDDMLIFTAAGEDSSGKYLYGLHGYRNNRILRLGPLSNVDQNPRMFSSVPIKTISMMEEVDSFHKLNCSSFILHLGNRRFCYLLTGSPPRGFGFPATIQDDYSRTVKLFVFEETNCSASEFYPNVVYSASFEIKTSFINRGDIISCHILSPGEKHESMKRKQEDNWKHESMKRKQEDNWKHESMKRNKKITDKDFLKGVRVLLLEEDSSYVAEIKSKLEAMDYIVLYR, translated from the exons ATGAGTACAACGATTTACATGTTGTTGCGTCATAGATGTGGAGAAATGGTTCTCTCTATGTTTGAAATCAAGATCCCAAAAGATGAAACAGCGGAACCTCATCATCTCTCTGCGATTCTTGAATTTCCGGAACAAGAATATCCCAGAGGAATGTGCTCCGTCCAGTTGGGGTCTGAATTCTACTTTCTTGGTGGGGAACACGACTTGGAGGATCCCAGGCCTCCTTTTGATCAATGGTTTCCAAAAGATGTGTATATCTTTGACCCTATTGACGGCAAAGGTTCGATCAAAAGGGGTGTGTCTATGAACACCGGAAAATGTGATCCATGTGCAGTTGTGGCTGATGGTAAGATTTTTGTTCTTAGTAGCAGCATTGCTTTTGACTTCACTCTACCTTGTTATAACGAGAAAGGGATGCCCATCGATAATTCTATCAGATTCTTTGAATGCTTTGATCCTGAGAGCGATAAATGGATGGTTCTTGATGATCCGCCAATAGATATTCCGATCTGGTGGCGCTTCTCCTTTGTTGGCGGAAGGTTTATTTTCTTTGTTGGCAGGGATGCAGACGGTTTCTGGTTACTTTCAGTCTTCAATCTGGACACCTTAGGATGGACATCCTCGACGAAGGTGGAGAAAGAGAAGATTACCACTGACGATATGCTCATTTTTACTGCAGCTGGGGAAGATAGCAGCGGCAAATACCTGTATGGATTGCATGGATATCGCAACAACCGTATCTTAAGGTTAGGGCCCTTGTCTAATGTAGACCAAAATCCAAGAATGTTCAGCAGCGTCCCAATTAAGACTATATCAATGATGGAAGAAGTCGACTCTTTTCATAAGTTGAATTGTAGCAGTTTTATTTTGCACTTGGGGAATCGGCGTTTCTGTTATCTGCTCACTGGATCTCCTCCTCGTGGTTTTGGATTTCCTGCTACTATTCAAGATGATTACTCCCGCACTGTTAAATTGTTTGTCTTCGAGGAAACCAACTGCAGTGCATCCGAATTTTATCCAAATGTTGTTTATTCTGCCAGTTTTGAGATCAAAACTTCATTCATTAATAGGGGTGATATCATTAGCTGCCATATCCTTAGCCCA GGAGAGAAGCATGAGAGCATGAAGAGGAAACAAGAAGATAACTGGAAGCATGAGAGCATGAAGAGGAAACAAGAAGATAACTGGAAGCATGAGAGCATGAAGAGAAACAAGAAGATAACTGACAAA